One part of the Rhizobium rhizogenes genome encodes these proteins:
- a CDS encoding multicopper oxidase family protein — MFSRRQLLGAGAAGAALVSSKTWAQTSNMGLPEAASMEGAATQTPTRPSTGPDYNPVVTLNGWTLPFRMNNGVKEFHLVAEPVEREMAEGMTAYLWGYNGQSPGPTIEAVEGDRVRIFVTNKLPEHTTVHWHGMILPSGMDGVGGLSQPHIPVGKTFVYEFDLVKSGTFMYHPHSDEMVQMAMGMMGFFVVHPKDPAFMPVDRDFVFLLSAFDIDPGSYVPRVMEMTDFNLWTWNSRVFPGIDPLVVSKNDRVRVRVGNLTMTNHPIHMHGYDFEVTCTDGGWVRPEARWPEVSIDIPVGAMRAYEFDAKYEGDWAIHCHKSHHTMNAMGHEIPTFIGVDKKEVAKKIRQIRPEYMPMGTAGMADMAEMSMEIPENTVPMMTGWGPHGPIEMGGMFSVVKVREGISAGDYADPGWYENPPGTQAFEWTGNLPDAPKAKDASTQPPSAHSNHG; from the coding sequence ATGTTCAGCAGAAGACAATTGCTTGGAGCAGGCGCCGCCGGCGCGGCGCTCGTCTCCTCCAAAACCTGGGCGCAGACGTCCAATATGGGCCTGCCGGAAGCAGCCAGCATGGAAGGCGCTGCGACCCAGACACCCACCCGCCCCTCAACCGGCCCGGATTACAACCCGGTCGTCACCCTCAACGGATGGACACTGCCCTTCCGGATGAACAATGGCGTCAAGGAGTTCCACCTCGTTGCCGAACCGGTGGAACGCGAGATGGCCGAGGGCATGACCGCCTATCTGTGGGGTTACAACGGCCAGTCCCCCGGCCCGACCATCGAGGCTGTGGAGGGTGACCGGGTGCGTATCTTCGTCACCAACAAATTGCCCGAACATACGACGGTTCACTGGCACGGCATGATCCTGCCTTCGGGCATGGACGGTGTCGGCGGCCTGTCGCAGCCGCATATCCCTGTCGGCAAAACCTTCGTTTACGAGTTCGATCTCGTGAAATCCGGCACCTTCATGTACCACCCGCATTCCGACGAGATGGTGCAGATGGCCATGGGGATGATGGGCTTTTTCGTCGTACATCCCAAGGACCCGGCGTTCATGCCGGTGGACCGGGACTTCGTGTTCCTGCTCAGCGCCTTCGACATCGACCCGGGAAGTTACGTGCCCCGTGTCATGGAGATGACCGATTTTAATCTCTGGACCTGGAATAGCCGGGTGTTTCCCGGCATCGATCCGCTGGTCGTGTCGAAAAACGACAGGGTGCGGGTGCGGGTCGGCAACCTGACCATGACCAACCACCCGATCCACATGCATGGTTACGACTTCGAGGTCACCTGCACCGATGGCGGCTGGGTGCGACCCGAGGCGCGGTGGCCGGAAGTCAGCATCGACATTCCCGTCGGCGCGATGCGCGCTTACGAGTTCGACGCCAAATATGAGGGCGACTGGGCGATCCATTGCCACAAGTCGCATCACACCATGAACGCCATGGGTCATGAAATCCCGACATTCATCGGTGTCGACAAAAAGGAAGTCGCCAAGAAAATCCGGCAGATCCGCCCCGAATATATGCCGATGGGCACAGCCGGCATGGCTGACATGGCCGAGATGTCGATGGAGATACCCGAAAACACCGTGCCCATGATGACCGGCTGGGGTCCGCACGGCCCCATCGAAATGGGCGGCATGTTCTCGGTGGTGAAGGTCCGCGAAGGTATCTCCGCGGGCGATTACGCCGATCCGGGCTGGTATGAAAACCCGCCCGGCACACAGGCCTTTGAGTGGACGGGCAACCTGCCCGACGCGCCCAAAGCCAAAGATGCAAGCACACAGCCCCCATCTGCCCATTCGAACCACGGCTGA
- a CDS encoding DUF535 family protein: MPHTNDAVIQAEKFPVTDDRPQKASEAADCTLFWKIITFVQRVRWKRAVLFWMRFAINPVVTFQWWQFLAAFSAKRKLPPPHDELLQKPLSKFLVGQISHQRRLHFLVENFAIADRHFTRTVMSGLWMGRNLEMGAVHGRNDEYRCTLALADCCGGRHEGAFAVRLVRNRDDAILWTAKFIFLGTCGHHHTIVVGGMQGPRAAKEEMVSVTRDLCGLRPKEAVLMVLQGLMPEGTSAYFAVARARHPIHYRRARRQKMLIADIDAFWRERSAEPDETFGFKVPVSTLEGADKRSRMKLSFFGIGRRFAEGGADKGARDSTSGTVTGSTVSPAPAQ; the protein is encoded by the coding sequence ATGCCGCACACCAACGATGCCGTCATTCAAGCAGAAAAATTCCCGGTCACGGATGATCGGCCGCAGAAGGCTTCGGAGGCAGCCGATTGCACCTTGTTCTGGAAAATCATCACCTTTGTCCAGCGCGTGCGCTGGAAGCGGGCGGTCCTTTTCTGGATGCGCTTCGCCATCAATCCCGTCGTCACCTTTCAATGGTGGCAGTTTCTGGCCGCTTTTTCGGCAAAGCGGAAATTGCCGCCACCCCACGATGAACTGCTACAGAAACCGCTGTCTAAGTTCCTTGTCGGCCAAATCTCCCATCAAAGACGGCTGCATTTTCTCGTGGAGAATTTCGCGATCGCCGACCGTCATTTTACCAGGACGGTCATGAGCGGGCTCTGGATGGGAAGAAACTTGGAGATGGGCGCCGTTCATGGCCGAAACGACGAATACCGGTGCACCCTCGCTCTCGCGGATTGTTGCGGCGGCCGGCACGAGGGCGCTTTCGCCGTCCGGCTGGTGCGCAACCGCGACGACGCCATTCTGTGGACCGCGAAGTTCATCTTTCTGGGAACATGCGGGCACCACCATACGATTGTCGTCGGAGGCATGCAGGGCCCCCGCGCCGCCAAGGAAGAGATGGTGTCGGTCACGCGTGATCTCTGCGGACTTCGTCCCAAGGAGGCCGTGTTGATGGTTTTGCAGGGCCTGATGCCCGAGGGCACATCCGCCTATTTTGCCGTGGCCCGCGCCAGACACCCGATTCACTATCGCCGCGCCCGGCGACAGAAAATGCTGATTGCGGATATCGACGCCTTCTGGCGGGAACGCTCCGCGGAACCGGATGAAACATTCGGTTTCAAGGTGCCGGTCTCCACTCTTGAAGGTGCGGACAAACGCAGCCGGATGAAACTGTCTTTCTTCGGCATCGGCAGACGCTTTGCCGAAGGCGGGGCCGACAAGGGCGCCCGGGATTCCACCAGCGGAACGGTAACGGGGTCGACAGTCTCGCCTGCGCCGGCTCAGTAG
- a CDS encoding TolC family protein gives MIVRHIRLVSSLVLPLIAAGCVTTDYAAKDAGFADATLKSAEATGKQTVWVQNLQQAQVVRDRVKALMAKKTIDVETAVQVALLNNKGLQASYADLGDSAADAWQTQLSVFPTFSVSLNGIGTPGLGMYRVLEGAVTANILALATYDKNIRLADTRFRQAQVNAAIATVSLAAETRRAWINAVAAWENVAYLNQAKVAADASSELAKKIGEAGSMPKANQAREHVFYAELTGETAKARLAAKLAKEELIRLMGLSGTDAEFQIPNRLPSLPKTLIARNDIEAEAIHKRMDLQVARLELHATAQSYRLEDATRIVTDIELAGNWEKEREREDGATRSDIARTGSLSFTIPIFDSGQARLRKGELAYMRAANQLAGLAVDIRSQARSAHLAYRSNYDIARHYRNNVLPLRSAIEEQSLLSYNGMITSTFELIADTREKVESTILAVNAKRDFWLAEANLAPVIYGGSTGSAAAETEVATSEAPAGGGH, from the coding sequence ATGATCGTACGCCATATCAGGCTGGTATCCTCCCTCGTGCTTCCGCTTATCGCGGCTGGCTGCGTGACGACCGACTATGCCGCCAAGGATGCGGGCTTTGCCGATGCGACATTGAAAAGCGCCGAGGCAACCGGCAAGCAGACTGTCTGGGTGCAGAACCTGCAGCAGGCGCAGGTGGTGCGCGACCGCGTCAAGGCGCTGATGGCCAAAAAGACCATCGACGTCGAAACCGCCGTTCAGGTCGCATTGCTGAACAACAAGGGGCTGCAGGCATCCTATGCGGATCTCGGCGACAGCGCCGCCGATGCCTGGCAGACGCAACTCTCCGTCTTTCCGACCTTTTCCGTCAGCCTGAACGGCATCGGAACGCCCGGGCTTGGCATGTATCGCGTGCTTGAAGGGGCCGTCACCGCCAATATTCTCGCTTTGGCGACCTATGACAAGAATATCAGGCTGGCGGATACGCGCTTCCGTCAGGCACAGGTCAACGCGGCGATCGCCACCGTATCGCTTGCCGCGGAAACCCGCCGGGCATGGATAAACGCCGTGGCCGCCTGGGAAAACGTCGCCTATCTCAATCAGGCGAAGGTCGCGGCCGACGCCTCTTCGGAACTTGCGAAAAAGATCGGCGAAGCGGGTTCGATGCCCAAGGCCAATCAGGCCCGCGAGCATGTGTTTTATGCGGAACTGACGGGAGAAACGGCAAAGGCGCGACTGGCGGCAAAACTCGCCAAGGAAGAGCTGATCCGGCTGATGGGCCTTTCCGGCACGGACGCCGAGTTCCAGATACCCAACCGGCTTCCTTCCCTGCCGAAGACCCTGATAGCGCGCAACGATATCGAGGCGGAAGCAATTCACAAACGCATGGATTTGCAGGTCGCCCGCCTCGAATTGCACGCAACCGCGCAATCCTATCGCCTGGAAGACGCCACCCGCATCGTCACCGATATCGAGCTGGCCGGAAATTGGGAGAAGGAACGCGAGCGCGAGGACGGTGCCACCCGTTCGGACATTGCAAGAACCGGCTCGCTGTCCTTCACGATCCCGATCTTCGATTCCGGGCAGGCGCGTCTGCGCAAGGGCGAACTTGCCTATATGCGGGCGGCCAACCAGCTGGCCGGGCTGGCCGTCGACATCCGTTCGCAGGCCCGTTCCGCCCATCTGGCCTACAGGTCGAATTACGACATTGCCCGTCACTACCGCAACAATGTCCTGCCCCTGCGCAGCGCGATCGAGGAGCAATCGCTGCTGTCCTATAACGGCATGATTACCAGCACCTTCGAGCTGATCGCCGATACCCGCGAAAAAGTCGAATCCACCATCCTCGCAGTCAACGCCAAGCGCGACTTCTGGCTGGCCGAAGCCAACCTTGCCCCCGTCATCTATGGCGGAAGCACCGGCAGTGCCGCGGCCGAAACCGAAGTCGCGACGTCCGAAGCCCCGGCTGGCGGCGGTCATTGA
- the bioB gene encoding biotin synthase BioB, with product MVREIPENPTPVSAIATSSALEDAKIIYNLPFNDLLFRAQQVHRRHFDANAIQMSRLLSIKTGGCPEDCSYCSQSARNPTGLKASKLMEVERVLAEARKAKEGGATRYCMGAAWRNPKERDMDAVVAMVEGVKALGMETCMTLGMLTPEQSGRLAEAGLDYYNHNVDTSERFYSQIITTRTFEDRLETLANVRDAGIKVCAGGILGMGETVEDRISMLVTLAGLPVPPESVPINMLIPIPGSKLAEADPVDPIDFVRTIALARILMPRSHVRLSAGRTEMSDETQALCFLAGANSIFVGETLLTADNPGEDHDTALFRRLGLKPMELQPAQAGEEP from the coding sequence ATGGTCAGGGAAATCCCGGAAAATCCAACGCCGGTTTCTGCGATTGCGACAAGTTCGGCGCTCGAAGATGCAAAAATTATCTATAATTTGCCGTTCAACGATCTGCTGTTTCGCGCCCAGCAGGTGCACCGCCGCCATTTTGATGCCAATGCCATCCAGATGAGCCGGCTTTTATCGATCAAGACGGGTGGCTGCCCCGAGGATTGCAGCTATTGCAGCCAGTCCGCCCGCAACCCGACAGGCCTGAAGGCCTCCAAGCTCATGGAGGTGGAGCGGGTTCTTGCGGAGGCACGCAAGGCAAAGGAGGGCGGGGCGACGCGTTATTGCATGGGCGCAGCCTGGCGCAATCCCAAGGAGCGGGACATGGATGCCGTGGTGGCCATGGTCGAGGGCGTCAAGGCGCTGGGCATGGAAACCTGCATGACGCTTGGCATGCTGACGCCTGAACAATCCGGACGGCTGGCCGAGGCGGGGCTCGATTATTACAATCACAATGTCGATACATCGGAGCGCTTTTATTCGCAGATCATCACCACCCGCACCTTCGAAGACCGGCTGGAAACGCTCGCCAATGTGCGCGATGCGGGCATCAAGGTCTGTGCCGGCGGCATTCTCGGCATGGGGGAAACGGTCGAGGACCGCATTTCGATGCTGGTGACGCTTGCCGGCCTGCCGGTTCCGCCGGAAAGCGTGCCGATCAACATGCTGATCCCGATCCCCGGCTCGAAGCTTGCCGAGGCCGACCCGGTCGATCCGATCGATTTTGTCCGCACCATCGCGCTGGCGCGCATCCTGATGCCGCGTTCGCACGTGCGGCTTTCCGCCGGGCGTACGGAGATGAGCGACGAAACGCAGGCGCTCTGTTTTCTTGCCGGGGCCAATTCCATTTTCGTCGGCGAAACGTTGCTGACGGCGGATAATCCGGGTGAGGATCACGATACGGCGCTGTTCCGGCGTCTGGGCCTGAAGCCTATGGAACTGCAGCCTGCGCAGGCGGGAGAGGAGCCGTGA
- a CDS encoding ATP-binding protein, producing MRVQRLSLSTMTAITITTMLVFAVAMIYHGVSWYADNVQERAIATLSPDAARAFSDIDRGVMPDQQQLRALLEVLPRVQNAADDELVASVFVFGLIGVLLCSLLGYVISRRIAAPLRELTRAAQRMAAGDFSGGEKVKANRIVEIVFLVDSFESLKQELQMMERRLKFNTMAVAHELRTPLTILQGRLHGIADDIFPLDKQAIRHLIVQVEGLARLVDDLRTLSLAETNSLVKDIEPLDLAAECVAVTEAARPLLDEAGIRLDLSLEPAPVSGDRQRLRQLLLILIDNVRRYAAGGKSLRCLTGIRDGQPFIAIEDRGPGFPPGVEAHGIELFWRTEPSRARTTGGTGLGLSIARAIAQAHNSDMQIAAAQDGGTVVTILFKAPS from the coding sequence ATGAGGGTCCAGCGCCTCAGCCTCAGCACGATGACAGCGATCACGATCACCACAATGCTCGTCTTCGCCGTCGCAATGATCTATCACGGCGTCTCCTGGTATGCGGACAATGTTCAGGAGCGGGCGATTGCCACTCTCTCGCCCGACGCCGCAAGGGCATTCTCCGACATAGACCGCGGCGTCATGCCGGACCAGCAGCAGCTCCGGGCGCTTCTCGAGGTTTTGCCCCGTGTGCAGAACGCAGCCGATGACGAACTCGTCGCATCGGTGTTCGTCTTCGGGCTGATCGGGGTGCTGCTGTGCAGCCTGCTTGGTTACGTCATTTCCAGACGCATTGCCGCCCCCCTGCGGGAGCTGACCCGCGCGGCACAGCGCATGGCGGCCGGCGACTTCAGCGGAGGCGAAAAGGTCAAGGCGAACCGCATCGTCGAAATCGTCTTTCTGGTCGACAGTTTCGAAAGCCTGAAACAGGAGCTCCAGATGATGGAGCGCCGCCTGAAATTCAATACGATGGCGGTTGCCCACGAGTTGCGCACCCCTCTCACCATCCTGCAAGGCCGTCTGCACGGTATTGCCGATGACATCTTTCCCCTCGACAAGCAGGCCATTCGCCACCTCATCGTGCAGGTGGAAGGGCTGGCGCGTCTGGTGGATGATCTGCGCACACTCTCCCTGGCGGAAACCAACAGTCTCGTGAAGGACATCGAGCCTCTCGATCTCGCAGCCGAATGCGTGGCGGTGACGGAGGCCGCGCGGCCTCTGCTCGACGAGGCCGGTATCCGTCTCGATCTTTCGCTGGAGCCGGCTCCCGTTTCTGGCGATCGCCAACGCCTTCGCCAACTGCTCCTTATCCTGATCGATAATGTACGCCGTTATGCCGCAGGCGGGAAAAGCCTGCGCTGCTTAACCGGCATACGGGACGGGCAACCCTTCATCGCCATCGAAGACAGGGGACCGGGTTTTCCGCCCGGCGTCGAGGCGCACGGTATCGAACTCTTCTGGCGCACAGAACCATCGCGGGCGCGCACCACCGGCGGCACGGGGCTCGGCCTATCGATCGCCCGGGCCATTGCGCAGGCCCACAATAGCGACATGCAGATCGCGGCCGCGCAGGATGGCGGAACGGTCGTGACGATCCTCTTTAAAGCACCCTCCTGA
- a CDS encoding phosphatase PAP2 family protein encodes MHQYLFSKAGAEKLNRPARPKFRFSAVHIAGRAFRNPALLALFVAFAMMLFFSIWPGIDLDVSLVFWDDGFRLGEDRFLVSVRDLNRALPSVLLPGLACVLLAMPFFAGLRRIFHPYKLLLVLTFFALGPGAIVHILKTLLARARPQQLGEFGGDLFFTPVLSLDGACARSCSFPSGESSTAIALLAFTILLPARLRLICAAILMPFIVVVSLNRVAMGAHFLSDVLIAWPLMLAVFLCLHRLFLKYRYAIDAAFSRSSGGSRRAAG; translated from the coding sequence ATGCACCAGTATCTCTTCAGTAAAGCCGGGGCGGAAAAGCTAAACCGGCCCGCAAGGCCGAAGTTTCGCTTCAGCGCCGTTCACATTGCCGGCCGGGCTTTCCGTAATCCCGCCCTGCTCGCCCTTTTCGTCGCATTTGCGATGATGCTGTTTTTCTCGATCTGGCCGGGTATCGATCTTGATGTCAGCCTCGTCTTCTGGGACGACGGCTTTCGCCTGGGGGAGGACAGGTTCCTGGTTTCCGTCCGCGACCTGAACCGTGCGCTGCCGTCCGTCCTGTTGCCCGGGCTGGCATGCGTGCTTCTTGCCATGCCGTTTTTCGCCGGTCTAAGGCGGATTTTTCACCCTTACAAGTTGCTGCTTGTCCTCACCTTCTTTGCTTTGGGGCCGGGGGCAATCGTGCATATTCTGAAAACCCTGCTCGCCCGGGCAAGACCGCAGCAACTCGGCGAATTCGGAGGGGATTTGTTTTTCACGCCGGTTCTTTCGCTCGACGGGGCCTGCGCGCGCAGTTGTTCTTTTCCGTCCGGTGAAAGCTCGACCGCAATCGCTTTGCTGGCCTTCACCATTCTCCTGCCTGCAAGACTCCGCCTCATCTGCGCGGCGATTTTGATGCCGTTCATCGTGGTTGTCTCGCTGAACAGGGTCGCGATGGGCGCGCATTTCCTTTCCGATGTCCTGATCGCGTGGCCATTGATGCTTGCGGTATTTCTTTGCCTGCACCGGCTGTTCCTGAAATATCGATATGCGATCGACGCCGCCTTTTCCCGCAGCTCCGGCGGATCACGCCGGGCCGCAGGGTGA
- a CDS encoding helix-turn-helix transcriptional regulator: MRGKNLFGVTIELAPDRRQTFQGSFQARAIAGAVVSEMRASAYRVNRTEADIARIAGDSLCIGLQVRGSGLLYTGGDRVHAVGGGDITINHSDLPYAGIPDGEEDFHFRMLKIPVDYEVMLGQTAYDLFAARYADNAAFSRPFRALFNALNGDHGHLIDPARDVTHITRLAMTARGRLSPAMPEVRAALRTGLCYAARDIMMRKKSRQNLTPAAVAKELGISLRQLHVVFEGAELSFSRTLSFMRIEEAKRLLLESPALPITQIAFGCGFDSLATFYRVFAATYGGTPGDIRAMGAPAV, translated from the coding sequence GTGCGCGGCAAAAACCTGTTCGGCGTGACGATCGAACTTGCGCCGGATCGTCGCCAGACATTTCAGGGTTCGTTTCAGGCGCGCGCCATCGCTGGCGCAGTCGTAAGCGAGATGCGCGCTTCCGCCTACCGCGTCAACCGCACCGAGGCGGATATTGCCCGTATTGCCGGCGACAGCCTCTGTATCGGCCTGCAGGTCAGGGGTTCCGGATTGCTATATACGGGCGGGGACCGGGTTCATGCCGTTGGCGGCGGCGATATCACCATCAATCATTCGGATTTGCCCTATGCCGGCATACCGGACGGCGAAGAAGATTTTCATTTCCGGATGCTCAAAATCCCTGTCGATTACGAGGTCATGCTCGGCCAGACGGCCTATGACCTGTTTGCGGCGCGTTATGCCGACAATGCCGCCTTCTCCCGCCCGTTCCGGGCGCTCTTCAATGCGCTGAATGGCGACCACGGCCATCTCATCGACCCCGCCCGCGATGTGACCCACATCACCCGGCTTGCAATGACGGCGCGCGGGCGGCTTTCTCCCGCCATGCCGGAGGTGCGCGCCGCCCTGCGGACCGGGCTGTGTTATGCGGCCCGGGATATCATGATGCGGAAAAAATCCCGCCAGAACCTGACACCCGCCGCAGTCGCGAAAGAACTGGGCATTTCGCTGCGTCAGTTGCATGTCGTGTTCGAGGGCGCGGAACTGTCATTTTCCCGCACCCTCTCCTTCATGCGCATCGAGGAGGCAAAACGGCTGCTGCTGGAATCTCCCGCTTTGCCGATCACACAGATCGCCTTTGGTTGCGGTTTCGACAGCCTCGCCACCTTCTACCGGGTGTTTGCCGCCACCTATGGCGGGACGCCCGGCGACATCCGCGCCATGGGCGCGCCCGCGGTTTAA
- a CDS encoding response regulator yields MDRGLILIVEDDPDIMQILDAYLIRDGYRTVRAGDGETAITHFSMLRPDLILLDIRLPKLDGIDVLTRIRRERDTPVIMVTALAEDMDKLAGLRLGADDYIVKPFNPHEIIARVNAVLKRTRQPAGTGILRFGAIEIDTEAYIAAVHGETGKTVLPLTLSEFRILAHMTRRPTHAFQRADILDACLPESDALARTIDTHIANLRKKLTDHGACGYLVSVRSIGYRLAGELKP; encoded by the coding sequence ATGGACAGAGGGCTCATTCTCATCGTCGAAGACGATCCCGACATCATGCAGATTCTGGATGCCTATCTCATCCGCGATGGTTACAGAACCGTCAGGGCGGGCGATGGAGAAACGGCGATCACGCATTTTTCCATGCTGAGACCGGATCTCATTCTTCTCGATATTCGTCTGCCCAAGCTCGACGGCATCGACGTATTGACGCGCATCCGGCGGGAGCGGGATACGCCGGTCATCATGGTCACCGCGCTTGCGGAAGATATGGACAAGCTGGCGGGCCTGCGCCTCGGGGCCGACGACTACATCGTCAAGCCTTTCAATCCGCATGAAATCATCGCGCGGGTGAATGCCGTCCTGAAACGCACGCGACAGCCGGCGGGCACCGGCATCCTGCGCTTCGGTGCCATCGAGATCGATACGGAAGCCTATATCGCGGCGGTTCACGGAGAGACTGGCAAAACCGTTCTGCCCCTGACGCTCAGCGAATTCAGGATACTGGCCCATATGACGCGCCGCCCCACCCACGCGTTCCAGCGGGCGGATATTCTCGATGCCTGCTTGCCGGAAAGCGACGCGCTGGCGCGCACGATCGATACGCATATCGCCAATCTGCGCAAGAAACTGACGGATCACGGTGCTTGCGGTTATCTGGTCTCGGTGCGCAGCATCGGCTACCGGCTTGCCGGGGAGCTAAAGCCATGA
- a CDS encoding 8-amino-7-oxononanoate synthase has translation MNLSALSPYEAKLAGLRRKSRLRALAARQGIDFTSNDYLGLADAPRLKAAIADAIARGVPAGAGGSRLLRGNHPEHEALEAEAAAFFCAEKTIYFGNGFAANVALFSTLPLREDIVLYDELIHASVHDGIAAGKAQALAVPHNQVEAFEREISRWRQAGGRGRPWIAVESLYSMDGDRAPLAALAALAETHGGFLVVDEAHATGIFGPDGRGLAAELEGRSNVVALHTCGKALGLSGALVSLPAVLADYLVNRARGFIYSTAPSPLMAAAVREALRVVADEGWRRLRLAELINFAGEELRSRLGITPSGSQIMPVVIGDNARSLTVAARLRDGGFDVRAIRPPTVPEGTARLRLSITLNVDEGQIADMVGLLALTLKEEPA, from the coding sequence GTGAACCTATCGGCGCTTTCTCCTTACGAGGCGAAACTTGCCGGCCTGCGCCGCAAATCGCGGCTGCGGGCACTCGCTGCCCGGCAGGGGATCGATTTCACCTCCAACGACTATCTCGGGCTTGCCGATGCACCCCGTCTGAAGGCTGCGATTGCCGATGCAATCGCAAGGGGCGTGCCGGCCGGCGCCGGCGGCTCACGGCTGCTGCGTGGCAATCATCCGGAACATGAGGCGCTGGAGGCGGAGGCAGCGGCATTTTTCTGCGCGGAGAAAACGATCTATTTCGGCAATGGTTTTGCCGCCAATGTCGCGCTTTTCTCAACTCTGCCGCTGCGGGAGGATATTGTCCTTTATGATGAACTGATCCATGCCAGCGTGCATGACGGTATTGCGGCCGGCAAGGCGCAGGCGCTCGCCGTGCCGCATAATCAGGTCGAGGCTTTCGAACGGGAAATAAGCCGCTGGCGACAGGCCGGCGGCCGGGGACGGCCGTGGATCGCCGTTGAGAGCCTTTATTCCATGGATGGTGACCGGGCGCCGCTGGCTGCCCTTGCCGCTCTTGCCGAGACCCATGGCGGTTTTCTGGTGGTCGATGAAGCACATGCTACCGGCATATTCGGGCCTGACGGGCGTGGCCTTGCTGCGGAGCTGGAGGGGCGGAGCAATGTGGTGGCACTGCATACCTGCGGCAAGGCGCTCGGCCTTTCCGGCGCACTTGTGAGCCTGCCTGCGGTTCTCGCCGATTACCTCGTCAACCGCGCCCGGGGGTTCATCTATTCCACCGCGCCTTCGCCGCTAATGGCGGCGGCGGTGCGGGAGGCGTTGCGGGTCGTCGCCGATGAAGGCTGGCGGCGGTTGCGGCTGGCGGAACTGATAAATTTTGCCGGCGAAGAACTTCGCTCCCGGCTCGGGATAACGCCGAGCGGCTCGCAGATCATGCCGGTGGTGATCGGCGACAATGCCCGTTCGCTCACCGTCGCCGCGCGCCTGCGCGATGGCGGGTTCGACGTGCGGGCCATCCGCCCGCCAACCGTGCCGGAAGGAACGGCGCGCCTGCGCCTCTCCATCACGCTCAATGTGGACGAGGGCCAGATCGCCGATATGGTCGGGCTGCTTGCCCTGACACTGAAGGAGGAGCCGGCATGA
- the bioD gene encoding dethiobiotin synthase, translating to MSPRFVISGTDTGIGKTVFAAALTHALRASYWKPIQSGLEEETDSATVERLGGAPRARILPEAYRLKMPASPHLSARLDNVAIDPALLLPPETEGPLVIEGAGGLLVPLTDELLFADIFARWQIPLILCARTTLGTINHTLLSLEALRLRAIPVHGLVFIGDENAENERVITDIGGVRRLGRLPRLPEMTAGALHQAFARQFDLADFLEVPA from the coding sequence ATGAGCCCCCGTTTCGTCATTTCCGGCACTGACACGGGCATCGGCAAGACGGTTTTTGCCGCGGCGCTGACCCACGCCCTGCGGGCCTCTTACTGGAAGCCGATACAATCCGGACTGGAGGAAGAGACCGATAGCGCCACGGTGGAGCGGCTGGGCGGTGCACCGCGCGCCCGTATCCTGCCGGAAGCCTATCGCCTGAAAATGCCGGCTTCTCCGCATCTTTCTGCCCGCCTCGACAATGTGGCGATCGATCCGGCACTTCTGCTGCCTCCGGAAACGGAGGGGCCGCTGGTCATTGAAGGGGCGGGCGGGCTTCTGGTGCCGTTGACCGATGAATTATTGTTCGCCGATATCTTCGCCCGCTGGCAAATTCCGCTGATCCTGTGTGCCAGAACCACGCTCGGCACCATCAATCACACGCTGCTGTCGCTGGAGGCGCTGCGGCTAAGGGCCATTCCGGTGCACGGTCTGGTTTTCATCGGTGACGAGAACGCGGAAAATGAGCGCGTCATCACCGATATCGGCGGGGTTCGCAGGCTCGGCCGGCTGCCGCGTCTGCCGGAAATGACCGCCGGGGCGCTGCATCAGGCTTTCGCCCGGCAATTTGATCTAGCCGATTTTCTGGAGGTGCCGGCATGA
- a CDS encoding acetyltransferase translates to MITLRPSTSHDTARILDIWSRAVDATHGFLLPADRAAIGEEVKAFLPQMPLTLAVDVSDRPLGFMFLHEGHMEALFIDPDHHGKGIGRMLVQAAIASHPALTTDVNEQNIEAMGFYRRLGFEPTGRSDLDGQGRPYPLVHLKFRATEK, encoded by the coding sequence ATGATCACACTTCGCCCTTCCACCAGCCATGACACCGCCCGCATCCTCGACATATGGAGCCGGGCCGTTGATGCCACCCATGGCTTTCTTCTTCCGGCGGATCGCGCCGCAATCGGCGAGGAAGTCAAAGCCTTCCTGCCACAGATGCCCCTGACGCTTGCGGTCGATGTTTCGGATCGTCCGCTTGGTTTCATGTTTCTGCACGAAGGGCACATGGAAGCGCTTTTCATCGATCCGGATCACCACGGCAAAGGCATCGGCAGGATGCTGGTGCAGGCGGCCATCGCCTCGCACCCCGCGCTGACGACCGACGTCAACGAACAGAACATCGAGGCCATGGGCTTTTACCGCAGGCTGGGGTTCGAACCGACCGGGCGCTCCGACCTTGACGGGCAGGGGCGGCCCTACCCGCTCGTGCACCTGAAATTTCGTGCGACGGAAAAATAA